The following are from one region of the Bacteroidota bacterium genome:
- a CDS encoding phosphoenolpyruvate hydrolase family protein — translation MSVERKTILRHLRSLIADGIPIIGGGAGTGITAKFEEEGGIDLIIIYNSGRFRMAGRGSLAGLLPYGDANAIVMDMAKEVLTVVRQTPVLAGVCGTDPFRQMPRFLREVQAVGFAGVQNFPTVGLIDGVFRANLEETGMGYSLEVDMIREAHTLDLLTTPYAFNPEEAEQMAGAGADIVVAHMGLTTKGSIGASTALTLDEAVVRVQAIADAARSVREDVIVLCHGGPIAMPEDAAYVLHRTQHVHGFYGASSMERLPTEIAITRQMHAFKEIRFA, via the coding sequence ATGTCTGTTGAACGCAAAACAATACTCCGCCATCTCAGATCGCTTATTGCTGATGGTATTCCCATTATCGGTGGCGGGGCCGGCACTGGTATAACCGCCAAATTTGAAGAGGAGGGCGGCATCGATCTGATAATAATTTACAATTCGGGTCGCTTCAGAATGGCTGGTAGAGGTTCGCTTGCCGGCTTGCTGCCTTACGGCGATGCAAATGCGATAGTGATGGACATGGCCAAAGAAGTGCTAACCGTTGTACGACAGACGCCAGTGCTTGCCGGCGTCTGCGGCACGGATCCCTTCCGTCAGATGCCCCGCTTTTTGCGCGAGGTACAGGCGGTAGGTTTTGCCGGGGTCCAGAATTTTCCCACGGTCGGACTCATCGATGGAGTTTTTCGCGCAAATCTGGAAGAGACGGGCATGGGATATAGCCTGGAAGTCGATATGATACGCGAGGCGCATACACTGGACCTCCTGACTACGCCCTACGCTTTCAATCCGGAAGAGGCAGAACAAATGGCTGGTGCGGGCGCAGATATCGTGGTTGCCCATATGGGCCTTACAACAAAAGGATCAATTGGTGCATCCACAGCCCTCACACTTGATGAAGCTGTGGTACGGGTGCAGGCAATTGCTGATGCCGCGCGAAGTGTGAGAGAGGATGTTATCGTATTGTGCCACGGCGGTCCAATCGCTATGCCAGAGGATGCAGCCTATGTGTTACACCGGACGCAGCACGTGCATGGATTCTACGGCGCATCGAGTATGGAGCGTTTGCCCACCGAAATTGCCATAACCCGGCAGATGCATGCATTTAAAGAAATCCGTTTTGCTTAA